TGGTGCAGCGTCCTAGCTGTTGCACAATGGCTTGCCAGTTTTAAATAGTATTGCAAGCACACTTGTCTTTTATCTCATTAtttagcagtacagctatggccaaaagttttgcatcaccccagaattaactaactttgctgtataaagtcgaatgaaacctgctgaataatgttatgttaacatattgtttTCCACATACTGAaaagtgaaaaatgtgacatttcgaaatcgaaaatgaaatactgtactgctactatggcatccggtagacttctgcgagATCATTCtgcagtttctttgatcacatgatgttaaataaaatatatacagcatTGCCACACACGGCCCAATTGCCACATTTAGGGTTATGTTGGAACCTGGCAGTTCTCATACTCCGATAAGGTAACTACTGACTTGCGAATCTGTCATTGAATCCTGGCTTTTTCTAATTGTAATGTGCTGCCTGCCTCGGGACACACACTGCTTCAACCCCGACTGTTTGCCTGTTCAGCTAACCCAGTCCCTGGTCGTTTTTCACAGAGCAtccccttcactggcttcatCCAGGGAGGTCTTCAGGTAGGGAAGATGATCACTATCTCTGGGAGGGTCCTGCCTGGGTCAGAGAGGTACTGGACTGTGTTTCTTccgtcttctttttttttatttcaatttagattgcccaatttagaatgtccagttattATTCCCGCACCCCTAATTCACAGCGCTCTGATCTGTGCACAGATTTGTTGTGAATTTGCAGTGTGGCTCCCATCAGAGCCCTAGACCTGACATCGCTCTCCACTTCAACCCACGCTACGAGGGGAGCCAGCAGTACGTGGTGTGCAACACCTTGCAGAACCAGAACTGGGGCTCGGAGGAGAGGAAACACAAGATGCCCCTGCAGAGAGGATCCAGCTTCACTCTCATGATCCTGGTCAACCACAATGCCTACAAGGTGAGATGGTCACTGCAGCTGTGTGGGCAGCGCTGTAGTGGAGGTTAAtcgaaatgttttaataaatgactTGGATCTGCCGTGCTCTTCcccatcatattattattattattattattattattattattattattattattattattattattattattattagtagtagtagtagtagtagtagtagcagcagtAGTATTCCTTATCTTACATACTTGTATTTGTCCTGACCCCGACCTCAAACCCTTTCTGTTATAAAAGTGGTATCCAATCTGAAGTAATAACTAATCTCTATTACAAACTGCGGTGGCTGTGTTAAATTGCTCATTGTAATTATCACTTGGCTCCCATTTGAGATAATAGCCCCAGGAGTTGGGACTTTGGAACCACTGGCATAGTAACTATAGCAACTCCCCCTGCTGCGTCAGTTTCAGTGCCATGTAAACCATGGCACTCCAAACGCAGCTGTAGCAATCCTGGCAACGTTGCCCGATACCCTGAACTGACAGCAATGCACAATAAGCCCTTGGGGTGTACGgttttatttctgtctttaaTGTGCCTTTTCTAGCAAGCGTTGCATTGGTTTAAATGCCGTGGTGCAGGCTGTCAAAAGGACCCGGATTGCatgggcatggagactgaactgctctctccctcacccccttaAAGGGAGCTCCGTCCAGTCCAGGAccggcttgaggcacggagactgaactgctccctcaccccctaagagacagggtgctccctccagtccagggcaggcttgaggcacagagactgaactgctccctcaccccctaagagaaagggtgctccctccagtccagggcaggcttgaggcatggagactgaactgttccTTCACCCCCTAAGAGACAGGGTGCTCCCTcaagtccagggcaggcttaaaTCATATAAAAGGGGCTTTGACAATCTTTGATGGATCCTGTATTTGAAATATTGTGGTATTTTCTCTCGTTTTCAGGTGGCAGTGAATGGGAATCACTTCCTGGAGTTCAATCACAGGCTCTCCATATCCAGCGTGAACACCATTGCAGTGGAGGGAGGTGTGGAGGTGGCATCCATCATCTTCCAAAACCCCACAGTGAGTTCAGGCAGGGCAGCACGGAGCTCACTGCCCACATTGGACACCAGTAACGTCTGAACTGTTTTGGGAATGCAAGCCGCTTGACAATAGCTTTTTGTTTCTCCCGTTTCAGCCTCAGTTTGCAGCTGCACAGGCTTTTCAGGTGAGTATTTTGTTCATTTACagaagctgcaaaaaaaaaaaaaaaaagtcgcttTGTCAACCAATGATTTTAGTTTTAACATCCAGCCAATCAAGCGATACGTTCATCCCAGCGCAACAAAATCAGACACACAGGGAGTGGCATAGAGGAGTCCGGCAAGGGGGGCTCGTCAGTCCACTGCCAACACAGCCCCCTGCTGGCTGGCTTCAATAGGATTAGTTTCTATAACCTCGATGCTTGAGTTTCTTAACAACATTGCACCCAAGGTAGTTTTTTTTAGCTGTGGGGGGACACCAGCTTCTTCACCCAAACAGAAATAAATCGATGTGCTTCTGCTGCTACTGCTGCACGCAGAAAGAAGGAAGGTGACACATTGAAGGATTCAGTTCACAAGTCAGGGTTTGCATGGTCCTGAATTGAGGATTATAATTTAAGGACTTGCTCATAGCCCACATTGGACACCAGTAACGTCTGAACCGTTTGCGCTACTGTTTTGGGAATGCAATCCGCTTGACAATAACTTTTGTTTTTCCCCTTTCAGCCTCAGTTAGCAGCTGCACAGGCTTTTTCGGTGAGTATTTTCATTTAcagaaactgcaaaaaaaaaataaaataaaataaaataaatctgtcaaTTTTAGTTTCACATCCAGCCAATCAAGTGATGCCTTGATCCAAGAGCCCATCAGTAATCAGCCAATGGgtttattgaaattaaaaggGCGGGTTCAATGAGCTGCTCCATCTTGTTCGCAGGCCCGTGGTCGTGGGGGCAGCAGAAGCCGTAACCAAGCCAAGGCTAAACAATTAAGTACAATTACATTACTTCATGCTCCTTCACCAACCCTCCTGAGCAACGGTTTCTAATGCCTGTGATTAACAGGGATGGGGGTGGATGTGCAAGTACAGTACAAGAGTTTTAACCCTTTCCTGCATGGCTACGCTGGAGGTTAGCAGCGGTATAGTGGTGTTAATCGTGGTTGTGGTGGTACTGTTGTCACGTGTGCATTGTGCCGTGGCCAGATACTCTAATCCTTTCTGTGATTCTCGGGTGAACAGAGATGCTTCTTCCAAAGGGAAAGTCTAATGCGAGTTGTGTTGCATGGACTAGCAGCTGTCTTGAAACCATGTTTTGTGTACGTGTGGCACTGATCCGAGCTGTGAAGTGAAGTACACAGCAGCTCTTGGTAacaatgctgggctgcagtgatGAATTGAAACAAACACGCTCTTAACAAACCACTCACAAGTATTCttattcattgttttttgttttgtttttgtttaggctTTTGGAgtggtaagtgttttttttttaatttcttgatCGTTTTGTGATTTAAAGTCCATATTGTTTGAAACTCCCTGAGAACTCCCGGAGAACACTGCTGTTTTACTGCGGTGTTGAGCTGGAGCTTTGCAGCTCCTCGGATGCGTTTTGAGATGCTGTCACTGGCTGTGGTTCAGTTGCTATCTTGCTTGGATGTTAACATTTCCATATGTCCATATTAATAAAGCCAATGTTTCACAAAGTTCCTCTTTGTGTTTTACAGCCAGCACCTGCTTATTCAGTGCCACCGTCCTATGTAAGCAAATCATTAACTCATTTTAATACAAGTAGCAATGAGGCCGTCACCATGGCGATGCCTTTACCCTTGAGCTCAGTCACAGTTATGGTtgtttgttgctgttgctgtcttGCAGACTGTGCCCTACAAAAGCTTCATCAACGGGGGCCTCTACCCATCAAGAATGATTACCATCCAGGGATACGTTCTTCCCACTGCAACAAGGTCAGACACACAGGGAGTGGCAGAGAGGAGTCCGGCAAGGGGGGCTCATCAGTCCACTGCCAACACAGCCCCCTGCTGGCTGGCTTCAATAGGATTAGTTTCTATAACCTCGATGCTTGAGTTTCTTAACAACATTGTACccaaggtagtttttttttttagctgtgggGGGACACCAGCTTCTTCACCCAAACAGAACTAAATCGATGTGCTTCTGCTGCTACCGCTGCACGCAGAAAGAAGGAAGGTGATACATTGAAGGATTCAGTTCACAAGTCAGGGTTGTGCACGGTCCCGAATTGAGGATTATAATTTAAGGACTCGCTCTTTCCAAAGCAGGATGATAAGAGTGGGTTTAAATACAGAAGCggtgtatgatttattattgtatatatttcaTTAAGCAATGATATTGAAAGCCCTGTTTTATTTTTCCCTCTCAAGGTTCCATGTTAATTTTAAGTACAACTCTCTGATTGCATTCCACTTGAACCCGCGTCTGGATGAGAACGCTGTGGTGCGGAACAGCTTGCTGGGGGAGAAGTGGGGTCCGGAGGAGAGGAATCTGTCTGCTGGGATGCCCTTCGCCCGAGGCCAGGCCTTTATGGTACTGTCTGCTTTGTATTTGTACCAGGGGGGTGTCCAGTGATGGGTGGGCAGAAGCCTGGAAGAACTAGAACCAAGCGACAGAATCCATGGAGTCCATGGGGGGGGTCTGTTCTATTGATCTCAACAGCGTGGATCGAATTATTACCATTTTATAAAACAGGGTGTTTAGTGCGGCAGCGTTTTGAAAATGCAGCATCTTGCAGGGCACGTTTTAATTCAGTTGACTGTCGCACTGTGTAAATAGCCAGGGTGGACCTTCCTGTATTAATAATGTAAATAACTAAGGTACTTGGGTCCACCGCTGTTCAAGATCAGTTGATCAGAGCGCTCAGATTGTTTCAAACTTGTATCATTAACAGACATTTTCTTTTCAAGTACGGATTATCTGTACTTGAAAATCTTAGCACGGTGCTAAAAGCCATGGTGTCTTTAATGAGCGACACTAAAGCAGTTCACGTGACTATATTTGTCTTCCCTCCTCCTCAGTTGGCGATTGCGTGCGAGTCTCATCGGTACAGCGTTTCCGTGAACGGGAAGCACTGTTTTGACTTCAGTCACCGCGTGTCTCAGCTGCAGCAGATCAACGTCCTGGAAATAGAAGGGGACGTGACCCTCACTGCAGTGCAGGTGTGACACACGCAGCCCAGGGAGAACAACAAGAAGTGgaacacaagaagaaaaaaaaatttaattctAGTCCTTCATCCTTCATAATCTTTAGACAGTCGTTTTGCTTTTTAATATCTGCACTGCGTTCTCTCTGATTTGATAGGGGGCTGGTACAAATTTGATAcaaatttgttaaattaaaatgcatttcccaAGAAGCTCAGAGCTCACTCTGCAAACAGCAAGCACATTCAGAGCTTCTTGTAAATAGATCCCCTTCAGTCCCTGTGTGTAGCATTGTACCGTGTTAAGTTTCTTATCTCtatgtatctgttttataatgcaatatgtttttttcaaagttatggcagggcaacttttCAAAgtccacagagttcacacaaactgttgaCAAAAAATGCAAGACATTGCGAGCGAAGGAGATAAAGTACAAATCTGGTTTTGTTTGAGTTCATTGAAATAGTGGGGATGAACGCCCCAATCATAATACCTGTCCATTCTGTGTGGGCGTTACTTGATTGTGCCTTGAACTCGTTTGGATTTTGTTTATATCATTTTGTAACGTGAAGCTTTAATTTCTGCATTGTCTTGCATGAAGAAAGTAAGGTGCTTAATCTTGATGAATGCAAGGAGCAGATCATCCTAACAGAAAGAAGCCTGGTAATGTGAACGAATGTGAATAAATCCACTTCTACCTTCATGACGTGTTAGGTTTTGTATTTTCATTCTCTGTATCTGGGTTGGGTTCAAAGAAGACGCATTATAAACTGCACATATACATCTTTATTTATGTAGTTCAGTTCATACAGTCGTCATAAGCCACATTTCTGTGTACAACAGCAATACAATAGCATTAAACAAGAGATACTACAGGCTGGACTTCACTCATGTTAAGGGCAGTGTAAGGCAGGTGTTTTACAGCCATCTTGTGGTGTAATATTGTATTTGTCTCTAAAGAAGCTTTAAAGCATGaagtaatattttaatatataacaaaaaaaaaaaataacagtattatttaaGCCTTACtcgtataacacacacacacatataatattaACAGTTTGAATAAATATACAGAGCAAATATttaacattcaaataaaataaatattttatagtacaattattaattaatataGGTCTGCCTTGCCTGATTTGAGTTGAAATCCCAAACCATTTACTAAATGTGTACCTAACTGTCCGGATCACCACTACCTCAATCAAAATAATGATGTCTGGAAAGGAATCTTCATAATAATTCGGAATTCTTATTGCACATAACCTAAAACCACAGCCAAACACACAGACAGTTTGAAGCCACCTTCCACTCGATCCATATTCAGCCAGCTGAATTTCTATATAGATCCACGCATGGGGATGTGATTTATTGATGCCTGTAATGGTGTTCTCATTTCTGGAAAACGGCCCCGAAGATGTCCTCGTGGTATCTCTTCTCATTCTGTTGAAACAAAGTTACACTTAAACTTCAGCTGGCACGCGTGAGCACGCTTCTTCAGTGTAGGACAGAACAGTTCAGTGTggaaccctttcatgcatggtgacctcataAAGGGAACGGAGGAAATAAACTTTTTTATATAAAGGGTATGGaagcagcagtgtgcagtagtggttagggctctggactcttgaccggagggtcgtgggttcaatccccggtgagggcactgctgttgtacccttgagcaaggtactttacctagattgctccagtaaaaaaccaactgtataaatgggtaattgtatgtaaaataatgtgatatttgtataatgtgttatcttgtaacaattgttagtcgccctggataagggcgtctgctaagaaataaataataatgataatgatagcctcatatgaggatgctgTTTTCctcccatataaagcaatggggaaaaaaaagtcaagtagtccaaaactacttttttccagttattttcaatgtttcatgcatgaaagggttactGTTAAGTCTCCACTATTAACCAGgttatatatttattcaatatCCTTTTCATCAGTAAACACACAATGGTAGAATATGCAGGGATTCTGAAAGGCTGAAAAGCTTGTCGCTTAATTCACAAAGCATATGAAAACGTGCCCTGTTTTGTTCTCGTGTGTTTCAATTAAACCTTTGAGCACTGAAGCGCTAGGTAATGATGCGACCGGACATTcggaagtacagtacagtaatgcgCATTGCCAGCAAAGAAGGAGTCTACTCCTCGATGCGGTTTGCAGCAGCCCGATGCTCTGGGGTTTCTCTCCACTTACCTTAAGCTGTGTCAGGTAGTCTCCTGCCTGCTCCAGATTCAAACCCAACCTGTCTGCAAACAGCTCCTTAAGAGTGTGAGAGACGTCCCGGGCCATGCGCACGTCCCCGCAGATATAGATGTGTCCCCCGTCCTTGTGCAGGACCCTGTACACCTCCCCTGCCAGCCTGTCCCTCAGAACATCCTGGACATAGACCTGCATgagacagacagcacagtgaaCACCAGGGCTGCTGgagtacattttttgtatttcatacattGTACCACTAGGTGGCATAGGTCATCCAAGCAACAGAAAGGCATGCGCTGAACAGAAAGTGTACTTTGTCTCCTCTGGTTTCAAGTCTGTATTTAAATTGGGAAGCGCTGTGAAGCAGCAGTGCCTCTGCTCTAATAAAGCACTGTGCATGTTTTTCTCGCACCTTGGGCTGGCCGGGTTCCCTGGAGTAAGCGGTGTAGACGTCCTTCAGCACTCCTTTGCGTTTCAGCTGCAGGGTCTCTGCTTGGTAGAGATGGTCCGTGTCAGACTGTCGACAGCCGAACACCAGGGTCATGCCAGCGCCGGCCACACCTGGAGAACAGAGGCAGCGTGTTTATAGCAATCTGCTTCAGTCGTAAATAACTGCTTTATACATGTGATCTGTGTGCGTGTAAACCAAGCCAAGCACCTCCTGTAAACTACTATACAGCTCAGGGCAAAAGCTTTGCGTCTCCTAGAATTTCAGGCttgagacattatttaaaatgtaaaatctttTGAATTGGTGTGCCTGCAGTACTTGTCAGTCCTGCAGCATGGCAGTTGTGTATTCCCATAGGCTGGCTCACCGTTCTGTTCCAGGTCATGCAGTCTCTGCTGCCAGAAGCTCCTGAAGGGAGCGATGCCTGTGCCGGGCCCCACGAGGATGGAGGGGAGGCTGGGGTCCTTGGGGAGGTGGAAGCCGTTGGCCCTGAAAATACCATGCAAACCGTGAGTCAATACTGTGAGCCTCGCTCTCAGTCTGCCTCCTCTCTGAGTCTCGCTCTCaatctgtctcctctcctctcctgccAAATTTGGCAAGCTATTCAATTATTTCAATAAGGATAACCGTAAGGTGTTAATATACTCCAGACATCCTAGGAATACTCTGTTGCAAGGGGGTAACCTGATCAACAACAGAACTGCACTCCTGTTCTATTGCAGATCCCCTGCATTGCACACGGGTTCATCAGACCAGCCCCCCTGCCTCTGCCTGGCAATGCCAACCCCAGCAGTACCTGCGGATGAAGCACGGCACCACATCGCCCTCCTTGATGGTGTTCAGCCAGGTGCTGCAGACCCCGTGGTGCACCGGACCCAGCCCGTCTGTGGAACAAGAGAAGAGGAGGCGTTAGTGTCCCTGCGGCTCTCTCCCTGTGTGGAGGCTGCTCTCTGCGGCCGGGCCGGTCCGTACCTCGGGTGGTGTAGTTGACCACAGCGACGGTGAGGTGGATCTGCCGGGGGCTGTGGTCCAGGGAGGAGCTGATGGAGTAGAATCGGGGTTTCAGGGGGGGCAGCTGGCTCAGGAGGAAGGTGGCCGAGGCCTCGATCGAGGGGAACTCCTCCAGCACCTCCAGAAGCGTGGGGCTGTTGAAAGACTTCCACGTGTTGTACTCCCCAGGGTCCTGGCAAGAAatccaataaatacaaaaatcaagaCCGTTTTCCCCACTTGTAATGGCATCTAAGCCCTGTGAACTGAGTGGAGAGGCGAGAGCTGGCTGGAGCCTCATCAAAGGTAACTCTGATGTATTCTGTGCAAAACGACGCCTGCGGTTTGGCATTATGAGTTCATTTAAGCACTACTTTGGTCCCTCCTTATCCCTCCCTGTCCCCAGGTTTACCTGAGCGAGTGTCTCCAACCTCGTCCTCTCGCTGTCCTGGGTGGAGAGCTGCGCTAGTTTCCTGAGCAGGCTCTGGGAGGGCGGGGTGGTGATGTCGAGGAAGTAGGTCAGGGTCTGTGAGAGGGTGCAGGCGGGGAGGCGGGTGTCAGGGCTCCAGGACTTCATCGAGTCTGCAAGGAGGGAGACACAGGGCTGAGTCATCCTGTCTTTTCATGTGATTTTCATGTCAGTCGTAATCTGACAATAACATCAAACAGTATAATATATGCATGAACCTGGAAGACAGTGCATGCTTTCAGGATTGGAGCTCCATCTCAgaactgtctgtgtctcagtgatCTTAGAACATTCATCTGTAAGTCACTGCGCAGCTTTTAAACTGAAACAGCAACATCAGTTTACCCGGCTATTTCTATCATGCCATCTGAAACGTTGTAGCTGGCTGGGCGCAGTCTGTGTGTTTCCTCACCTTGCCCGCTGTCTCTGCACACCTCCAGCTGCAGGTTCTGGTTGCTGGGTGGAGCGTCCTTCAGCAGTTTGATGATCCCGCTGACCAGCGAGGCCTGGTTCCCAGGGAAGACTCCCACGTGCTCTCCGGGTAGGTACTGCAGCTCGCGGTCCTCCTCACAGCTCAGCTCCACCAGGATGGTCTGTCGGCTGCAACGAGCACAACCACGTCACTGACTCAACCCCTTATTAATGCACCCCTTCATTAACATTCAGACGAGATCGCCCAGTTTAAGGGATGTGCAATAGGGAAGCACAATCGAATTCACAGTGAGTAAGGTGAAGATGCTAAACTAATGGAACAGCGGAAAGTGGGATCATAGGATGATTTTCTGAAATGACTCACTTAAACAGGGCATGCCTGATCATTACCGCACAGAGGAAAACCAGGCCCGCCCATTATTACATCATCTTTAGAACACCCGTGTTATCTTGCTGCACAACGGAACAGCATTCCAATGCATTCTGATTGTTCTGTTGGCCACTGCTACATATTATGATTTTGAATAAGGATGGCTAAACATTAGCTCGTGACGTTACATTGAATAGACTGGGATCAAATGGAGGAGCGTAAACGCAGCTCAAAGACAtataatggctggtttcacttgGACTGTCtaatgttattgtatgtaaagtagtccaagactagtgctgactggggtctgtgaaaccagcctttggTCTTATACAATTGAAGAGCTTGCATACGTTGAGAGTGGTACTCTTTCAATACCCTGAATtccccaccagagggagactgtcGCAATGCTACAGCATGATCAGTGTGGAGAAGTTCAGTACCTTGACTTGGAACTCTGCAGGTTCTTCCTGGATTTTAATTTCATggcaaaaacatcttttgagtgGACAGCGGAAAGtgctaaaaagaaaatgcaataaaaacaacattagaattgaaattgtacattttaaagataaa
The DNA window shown above is from Acipenser ruthenus chromosome 24, fAciRut3.2 maternal haplotype, whole genome shotgun sequence and carries:
- the LOC117429558 gene encoding galectin-9-like; translated protein: MMAFCNQQPFYNPSIPFTGFIQGGLQVGKMITISGRVLPGSERFVVNLQCGSHQSPRPDIALHFNPRYEGSQQYVVCNTLQNQNWGSEERKHKMPLQRGSSFTLMILVNHNAYKVAVNGNHFLEFNHRLSISSVNTIAVEGGVEVASIIFQNPTPQFAAAQAFQPQLAAAQAFSAFGVPAPAYSVPPSYTVPYKSFINGGLYPSRMITIQGYVLPTATRFHVNFKYNSLIAFHLNPRLDENAVVRNSLLGEKWGPEERNLSAGMPFARGQAFMLAIACESHRYSVSVNGKHCFDFSHRVSQLQQINVLEIEGDVTLTAVQV